A portion of the Adhaeribacter radiodurans genome contains these proteins:
- a CDS encoding membrane dipeptidase, whose amino-acid sequence MKIYPLIFILWVLLSLPKVLTAQPTYESTNYAIISNLVTQMTTSSIDGSNNNNNKLTAGTLIVYQTNEGRLGKLQILTYGYNIQLRAVTYQPSGKIYKQTPSLTIRGTWLCDLDQLVESSSGGDFWWEQLNKTIRYLVPWNKARFYVVPPAPQQTLKGFSDMHTHLMSHLSMGGKVMYGAPDGDMATALANCNPHHGGPGIFNMGGDFIRAEIVNKLDERYIYRKENKLHMDHPHEGYPHFKYWPHWSSATHQQMWWEWIKRAHEGGLNVMVALAVHNTLINQAAAGIGDRVWDDKASVELQLLEMRRFVARHFDFMEIAKTPADLRRIVMEGKLAVILGVETEDLGNLSRRRYFGQEAITIDKVKAEIQRLYDQFDVRYILPIHFSNNIFGGTALSRNLFLLSSKYYANIYPFPLESCGEGIGYKLEKEHFAFPSADALRSRNLGWVIDNQPTYPTPATGCGQRNITGLSYLGRAAIKEMMRLGIMIDIDHMSQQAVTDIFNLTSDSLSYPLNSGHNGPRNTGKTTPADNENSRTEDQYRGILERGGMIGLGHGGTATGFVNSFRNVSRLADGKNVAIGTDVNGFYALAAPDSAALVTYDSSFPNYQSPAGRPWDINKEGFAHYGLFPDFIKSWLSAGMTNKEQEAFHSTAEDFARMWEKCVSRSKEIFADQPDTRTVNVDPMISLCPNTHVSGDREFDGHGPRVRANVILRISTSGNRVEAVINFSARETQNDWSEVRGSWIRTIYTAPLSRRIQSITSPTRTSINQVLVGGGGNEIFRGCDGDVHTLRPGGPVARMFVVGDTGGDDISSDGNCNCDTRINRIEFNPVTVTLTPASASRKSFAPLAGITNEKINKTAGSYLDQNNPNPFDQHTTINYQVISPVKQVTLKIINMAGITVKQFANLPTGKHEISLEGNSLPPGVYVYTLNLDGQQVAARKMVLVK is encoded by the coding sequence ATGAAAATTTATCCACTAATCTTTATCCTCTGGGTACTATTGAGTTTACCTAAGGTATTAACTGCCCAACCAACCTATGAAAGCACCAATTACGCTATTATCAGCAACTTGGTAACCCAAATGACTACCTCAAGTATTGATGGTAGTAACAATAACAACAATAAACTTACTGCCGGCACTCTCATTGTTTACCAAACCAATGAAGGACGTTTAGGTAAATTACAGATACTTACCTACGGTTATAATATTCAGCTTCGGGCTGTCACGTACCAGCCAAGCGGCAAAATTTATAAGCAAACACCTAGTTTAACTATTCGCGGAACCTGGCTATGTGATCTGGATCAATTGGTAGAATCCAGCAGCGGAGGTGATTTCTGGTGGGAACAATTAAACAAGACCATACGGTATTTAGTACCTTGGAATAAAGCTCGATTTTACGTAGTGCCTCCTGCTCCACAACAAACCTTAAAGGGTTTTTCCGATATGCATACCCATTTAATGAGTCATTTGAGTATGGGCGGAAAAGTTATGTACGGTGCACCCGATGGGGATATGGCCACTGCCTTAGCAAATTGCAACCCGCATCATGGTGGACCTGGCATTTTTAATATGGGTGGAGATTTCATCCGGGCAGAAATAGTAAATAAGTTAGATGAAAGATATATATACCGGAAAGAAAATAAATTACATATGGATCATCCCCATGAAGGGTATCCTCATTTTAAATATTGGCCGCATTGGTCTAGTGCTACCCATCAGCAAATGTGGTGGGAATGGATCAAGCGGGCGCATGAAGGTGGGCTGAATGTGATGGTTGCCTTGGCTGTTCACAATACCCTAATCAACCAGGCAGCGGCAGGTATTGGCGACCGAGTGTGGGACGATAAGGCGTCTGTGGAATTACAACTGCTCGAAATGCGGCGTTTTGTGGCTAGACATTTTGACTTTATGGAAATTGCCAAAACACCGGCTGACCTGAGAAGAATTGTAATGGAAGGTAAATTAGCCGTTATTCTGGGCGTAGAAACGGAAGACTTAGGTAATCTATCTAGAAGAAGGTATTTTGGGCAAGAAGCTATTACCATTGATAAAGTAAAGGCAGAAATACAAAGATTATACGACCAGTTTGATGTGCGGTACATTTTGCCTATTCATTTCTCCAATAATATATTTGGGGGGACAGCTCTTTCTAGAAACTTATTTTTACTCTCTTCTAAATATTACGCCAACATTTACCCCTTTCCCTTAGAATCGTGCGGGGAAGGTATTGGCTACAAGTTGGAAAAAGAACATTTTGCTTTCCCGAGCGCAGATGCCTTGCGCAGTAGAAACCTGGGCTGGGTAATCGACAACCAACCCACTTATCCTACACCAGCAACGGGCTGTGGGCAAAGAAATATAACCGGTTTAAGCTACCTGGGAAGAGCGGCAATAAAAGAAATGATGCGATTAGGCATCATGATTGACATTGATCATATGTCTCAGCAAGCCGTTACAGATATTTTTAACCTAACCAGTGATTCACTAAGTTACCCCCTTAATTCCGGGCACAATGGGCCAAGAAATACTGGCAAAACTACTCCAGCGGATAATGAAAATAGCCGAACAGAGGATCAATACCGAGGCATTTTAGAAAGAGGGGGAATGATTGGGCTAGGTCACGGCGGAACAGCCACCGGCTTTGTAAATTCTTTTCGTAATGTAAGTCGTTTAGCAGATGGTAAAAATGTAGCCATTGGAACAGATGTTAACGGATTTTATGCCTTGGCAGCCCCTGATTCAGCAGCACTTGTAACGTATGATAGCAGTTTCCCTAATTATCAGTCTCCCGCGGGTAGGCCTTGGGACATTAATAAAGAAGGGTTTGCTCATTATGGTTTATTCCCCGACTTCATAAAAAGCTGGTTATCAGCAGGCATGACAAACAAAGAACAAGAAGCCTTCCATTCAACGGCCGAAGATTTTGCTCGCATGTGGGAAAAATGTGTAAGTCGTTCAAAGGAAATTTTTGCCGACCAACCCGATACCCGTACGGTCAATGTGGATCCCATGATTAGTTTATGCCCTAATACCCATGTTAGTGGCGATCGAGAATTTGACGGACACGGACCTAGGGTAAGGGCTAATGTAATCCTACGCATTTCAACTAGTGGCAACCGGGTAGAAGCCGTTATTAATTTTAGTGCCCGGGAAACGCAAAATGACTGGTCGGAAGTACGCGGCTCCTGGATTCGAACTATTTACACGGCTCCCTTGAGTAGGCGCATTCAGTCCATTACTTCTCCTACCCGCACCAGTATTAACCAAGTGTTAGTAGGTGGGGGCGGAAACGAAATATTTAGAGGTTGTGACGGTGATGTACATACCCTTCGGCCAGGTGGTCCGGTGGCCCGAATGTTTGTCGTTGGGGATACTGGTGGAGACGATATAAGCAGCGATGGTAACTGCAATTGCGATACGCGCATTAACCGGATTGAATTTAATCCTGTCACAGTAACCTTAACACCAGCAAGTGCTTCTAGAAAGAGTTTTGCTCCTTTAGCCGGAATTACCAATGAAAAAATTAATAAAACGGCAGGTTCGTACCTTGACCAAAATAATCCTAATCCTTTTGATCAGCATACGACCATTAACTATCAGGTAATTTCCCCGGTAAAACAAGTTACTCTCAAAATTATAAATATGGCGGGTATAACCGTAAAGCAATTTGCTAACCTGCCAACCGGAAAGCACGAAATAAGTCTGGAAGGAAATAGCTTACCCCCCGGTGTATATGTCTATACCCTCAACCTGGATGGCCAGCAGGTAGCGGCCCGCAAAATGGTACTAGTAAAATAG
- a CDS encoding PepSY-like domain-containing protein: protein MKRSAFFMVAIFFSLFLFSCEKEENITAAELPQPAKDFISTHFTTATITSIQKEKEISGTSYDVFLNNGTTLDFNADGECTDIDGKTNKLPDSVLPAQVLTYVQTNHATEFIVGWEKDGNNQEVELNNGLELKFDQNYNFISLDQ, encoded by the coding sequence ATGAAACGTAGTGCATTTTTTATGGTCGCAATTTTTTTCTCCTTGTTTTTGTTTAGCTGCGAAAAAGAAGAAAACATAACTGCCGCCGAACTACCCCAACCTGCCAAAGATTTTATTTCAACTCATTTTACTACTGCTACCATTACATCCATTCAGAAAGAAAAAGAAATCAGCGGTACTTCGTACGATGTGTTTTTAAACAACGGTACTACCTTAGATTTTAATGCCGATGGCGAGTGCACCGACATAGATGGTAAAACAAATAAATTACCGGACAGCGTACTCCCGGCCCAAGTATTAACCTACGTACAAACGAACCATGCTACCGAATTTATTGTTGGCTGGGAAAAAGATGGTAATAACCAGGAAGTAGAATTAAATAACGGTCTGGAATTAAAATTCGACCAGAATTATAACTTTATCAGCCTGGATCAATAA
- a CDS encoding SPW repeat domain-containing protein yields MKQPISRQMHGVADYSYIPTITAAPELFNFKEEKTATTLCRVLGGNLFLTSILTRAEWGLVKVLPFKAHLALDVAAGIFTASAPWLFGFADNTNARNAFLAFGLTSIAAASLSDPEELGEKED; encoded by the coding sequence ATGAAACAACCCATTTCCCGGCAAATGCATGGCGTTGCCGACTACAGTTATATTCCTACTATTACCGCCGCTCCCGAATTATTTAATTTTAAAGAAGAAAAAACAGCTACTACTTTGTGCCGTGTTTTAGGAGGCAACCTTTTTCTCACCAGCATTTTAACCCGGGCCGAATGGGGCCTTGTAAAAGTTTTGCCTTTTAAAGCCCACTTAGCCTTAGATGTAGCCGCTGGTATTTTTACCGCGAGCGCTCCCTGGCTATTTGGTTTTGCGGATAACACCAACGCCCGAAATGCTTTTCTGGCTTTTGGTCTGACCAGTATTGCCGCCGCCAGTTTATCTGATCCGGAAGAATTAGGGGAAAAGGAAGATTAA
- a CDS encoding RICIN domain-containing protein has protein sequence MKTILLTLYLKTSGILFLLLLPFAALSQIEQGLYTIKLVSANSVLNAKRADMDKDGCIVHTWTYLEGANQHWKIVPSSVEGSYNIRVAGTGKALDAAWNERFTNGGRIILWSFNDGESQRWRLEKISDNRYRIRLAVSRKLLSGTGTIDGSRVQLWSNLGNNTQEWIIEKVSKITISEKYVDLRPNQTGIQNQGGRGSCTYFGATAALEAAYKKAGYGNVNLSEEFFSMQGKALYLHPTWSDTERKGPDVMENQFAGTQGGGSVFIFSNGFAVPDSSYVPYHPTDYPWDTISQNGSGFYTQKSANNFNFSLNNNNVLKAPRYYSANSMAKLSNYKDVAEYEQLLRQGFEINFNVLMIGSDGHPDNIWRPACDPNTDSNCRPGAHNMLIVGFDKTDPDPKNYYLIVKNSWGHSRIPGSDGFTYMHYDYLKYALSAEYIKNVNPPKKWPELGLLGEYSLDFDGWKGRLDIYHLPGINQWGFDFWGVNVPDRRLGIFYDQYGNAFRVNGSVRKITNELLEVTFFINNAKPNPRWDELEGRKFIYYYDYRKDFMAGFHTDPGGTNQYAGYAVKARNRFITNSARTPRPFRPASYKNSSWNLDISSGPKGKLYLSQSGSNLFGSFYNNATRSLSDVQVRFTNSSFTQMEFRLEGYTLKGQHLTWENGLIAGYDVISSKPFYMVRQRPQVPDLTWNQIGSPLSGQSTDICACNDGSLFVLKSDKSLYKSTAGGGYGSWNFVTNLPANTRQIACARNLVYFQVVGTLSTGELWFLDGVTPRRSAALSNGGILAGTEDNTLDFSYLYYLNSAKDLLRSSTSGVTWTKIGHPGNAAKIAVTQNVLFTLQNDGSFWINRYGGSDVNWVKIDALPEAKDITATSLGQTGKADLYYLHQDGSLWRTTVVDKTLGYNNRMAIAEPTNESSELIKSRLQISPNPASEILTLGYKGQNKEIITLQVSDISGKIMKKYKAEGDLNEQVNISGWSKGVYVVTLMYSQGIISKRLLIR, from the coding sequence ATGAAAACCATTTTATTAACTCTTTATCTAAAAACCTCGGGTATTCTATTCCTGCTACTGTTACCATTTGCTGCCTTGTCGCAGATTGAACAAGGCTTGTACACTATCAAATTAGTTTCAGCCAATTCCGTATTAAATGCTAAAAGGGCCGATATGGACAAGGATGGCTGTATAGTACATACCTGGACTTACCTGGAAGGAGCAAACCAACATTGGAAAATTGTACCAAGTAGTGTAGAAGGATCTTATAACATCCGGGTAGCAGGTACGGGTAAAGCCTTGGATGCGGCTTGGAACGAACGGTTTACTAACGGAGGACGAATTATTTTATGGAGCTTTAATGATGGCGAATCGCAGCGGTGGCGCCTAGAAAAGATAAGTGATAATAGGTACCGTATCCGGCTGGCAGTGAGCCGTAAGCTACTTTCGGGCACGGGCACTATAGATGGTAGCCGGGTACAGTTGTGGAGTAACCTTGGTAATAACACTCAAGAGTGGATTATTGAAAAAGTAAGCAAAATTACTATATCCGAAAAATATGTAGACTTGCGGCCTAATCAAACAGGTATTCAGAACCAGGGAGGAAGAGGAAGCTGTACTTATTTTGGTGCTACTGCGGCTCTGGAAGCAGCTTATAAAAAAGCGGGGTATGGTAATGTGAATCTTTCCGAAGAATTTTTCTCTATGCAGGGAAAAGCCCTTTATTTGCATCCAACCTGGAGCGATACCGAGCGAAAAGGGCCGGATGTTATGGAAAACCAATTTGCTGGAACCCAAGGAGGGGGCTCCGTATTTATTTTCTCCAATGGTTTTGCCGTTCCGGATTCGAGTTATGTACCCTATCATCCAACCGATTACCCGTGGGATACTATTTCTCAAAACGGCTCTGGTTTTTATACTCAGAAGAGCGCCAATAATTTTAATTTCAGTCTAAACAATAATAATGTGCTAAAAGCTCCCCGCTATTATAGCGCCAATTCAATGGCAAAACTATCTAATTATAAGGATGTTGCTGAATATGAACAATTATTAAGGCAAGGATTTGAAATAAATTTTAACGTTTTGATGATCGGTTCTGATGGTCATCCGGATAACATATGGCGACCTGCTTGCGATCCAAATACGGATTCCAATTGTAGACCAGGAGCGCACAATATGCTAATTGTTGGCTTTGATAAAACGGACCCTGATCCTAAAAATTATTATTTAATTGTGAAAAATAGCTGGGGACATTCCCGCATTCCCGGCTCGGATGGATTTACTTACATGCATTATGACTATTTAAAATATGCCTTAAGTGCGGAATATATTAAAAATGTAAATCCTCCTAAAAAATGGCCAGAATTAGGTTTGCTTGGCGAGTACAGTCTTGATTTTGACGGCTGGAAAGGGCGGTTAGATATTTATCATCTGCCCGGTATAAATCAATGGGGGTTTGATTTCTGGGGAGTAAACGTACCTGATAGAAGGTTGGGTATCTTTTATGACCAATACGGCAATGCTTTTCGGGTAAATGGCTCTGTTAGAAAAATTACGAACGAATTACTGGAAGTAACCTTTTTCATTAACAATGCTAAACCCAATCCTCGTTGGGATGAACTCGAAGGACGTAAATTTATTTACTATTACGATTACCGGAAAGACTTCATGGCTGGTTTTCATACAGATCCTGGCGGCACAAACCAGTATGCTGGTTACGCGGTTAAGGCTAGAAATCGATTTATTACTAATTCTGCCCGTACTCCTCGACCATTCAGGCCGGCATCCTATAAAAACTCAAGCTGGAACCTAGACATAAGCAGCGGACCTAAAGGTAAGCTTTACCTTTCTCAATCGGGCAGCAATTTATTCGGTAGTTTTTATAACAATGCTACCCGATCCTTGTCTGATGTACAGGTTAGATTTACTAATTCGAGCTTTACCCAAATGGAATTCCGGTTAGAAGGTTATACTTTAAAAGGGCAACATTTAACCTGGGAAAACGGCCTGATTGCAGGATATGATGTAATTAGTAGTAAGCCATTTTACATGGTGAGGCAAAGACCGCAAGTTCCTGACCTTACCTGGAACCAAATTGGAAGTCCTCTGTCTGGCCAGTCAACAGATATTTGTGCTTGTAATGATGGAAGTTTGTTTGTTTTAAAAAGTGATAAATCTCTTTACAAAAGCACTGCCGGAGGCGGATATGGTAGTTGGAACTTTGTGACTAACCTTCCGGCAAATACCCGGCAAATTGCCTGCGCCCGAAATTTAGTCTACTTCCAGGTAGTAGGAACCCTAAGTACCGGTGAATTATGGTTCCTTGACGGGGTAACACCTCGCAGAAGTGCAGCATTATCAAATGGGGGAATACTAGCCGGAACGGAAGATAACACCCTCGACTTTTCATATCTTTATTATTTAAATTCAGCCAAAGACCTGCTCAGAAGTTCAACAAGTGGAGTTACCTGGACAAAAATAGGGCATCCCGGAAATGCTGCTAAAATTGCCGTAACACAAAATGTACTGTTCACCCTCCAAAATGATGGTTCCTTCTGGATTAACCGATATGGTGGTTCGGATGTAAACTGGGTGAAAATTGATGCATTACCCGAAGCAAAAGATATTACCGCCACTAGCCTAGGCCAAACGGGAAAAGCAGACCTGTATTATCTACACCAGGATGGTTCTCTTTGGCGGACAACTGTTGTAGATAAAACCTTAGGTTACAATAACAGAATGGCCATTGCTGAACCAACGAACGAATCTTCTGAACTAATTAAATCGCGGTTGCAAATTTCTCCGAATCCAGCCTCTGAGATCCTTACGCTGGGTTATAAAGGGCAGAACAAAGAAATAATTACCCTCCAGGTAAGTGATATTTCTGGAAAAATTATGAAAAAATATAAGGCTGAAGGCGATTTGAATGAACAGGTAAATATTTCAGGTTGGTCAAAAGGAGTTTATGTCGTTACGCTAATGTATTCTCAGGGTATAATCTCAAAAAGATTATTAATCAGGTAA
- a CDS encoding sensor histidine kinase, translated as MGFLIKKCLVLIGVILYTTSLGWAQDTLSLSDTNQQSYSFLPGHVELLRDFTQRLTLKEVLNHSGFIINNQKSIKEGPGATYWLRFTIRNQDAWRNQWYLNFSSNDIFRIFIYTVSPSGQVLSADTLGNSYPYAKRRIHVVNFNHPFSLHPKEVKTFYVYLDHHLQMLDTEMNVINIHQGYKFLELYTFIHGITIGGSLIYLLGSLVLVSVYRRIINMYFSFYVLGAVLYLVGSTGFGFWLLWPNIPFFQDASPYIGFTLILVGYSGLFRIFFRLEANYPKSNYLFIAFTSFFVLLAIGFMAWPYLVLLHEKAYYWLYIVEAITCMACFFISFGLGIKIYWETCNKTYLWFLSVFILLICTCLIVLLMELTPISIENYIKSGLIIVTVFYETTVLSLLLIRRTYLERIYYQEQIISERERIVEDLHDEVISIIAGVRISFGILSRKLTDTALQNTLQTLDKKISKVIDQIRELSRDLKSDSNHLSTLAAELYRFANDQFEMSGIHLHFTFHKSAQPISLPLVVRRNLKGFLKEAIHNCRKYAQAQNCWIKLEHSGNVLHCLIKDDGQGFNHEEGMLHPIGEGNGLRNFKKRAQKMQADYTLITQSNQGVEIRLTINLLQFNKLDLAMAEIP; from the coding sequence ATGGGGTTTTTGATAAAAAAGTGCTTGGTCTTAATTGGGGTAATACTTTACACAACCTCACTTGGCTGGGCGCAAGATACTTTATCTCTGTCCGATACTAATCAACAATCCTATTCGTTTCTCCCGGGCCATGTCGAATTGCTCCGGGATTTTACCCAAAGGCTTACTTTAAAAGAGGTGCTTAACCATTCTGGATTTATAATTAATAATCAAAAAAGTATCAAAGAAGGACCGGGTGCCACTTATTGGCTGCGATTTACTATTCGTAACCAGGATGCTTGGCGAAACCAATGGTATTTAAACTTCAGTTCCAATGATATTTTCCGAATATTTATTTATACAGTATCCCCTTCCGGGCAAGTACTTTCGGCGGATACGTTAGGCAACAGTTACCCTTATGCCAAACGCCGGATACATGTAGTCAATTTCAATCATCCTTTCTCTCTTCATCCGAAAGAAGTAAAAACCTTTTATGTTTACCTGGACCATCATCTGCAGATGCTGGATACAGAAATGAACGTAATAAACATACATCAAGGATATAAATTCCTCGAACTTTACACTTTTATTCATGGAATTACCATTGGTGGCAGCCTGATTTACTTACTAGGTTCCTTGGTGCTGGTTTCGGTATACCGTCGAATTATTAATATGTACTTCAGCTTTTATGTATTGGGGGCCGTTTTGTACTTGGTTGGATCCACTGGGTTTGGTTTTTGGTTACTTTGGCCAAATATCCCCTTTTTTCAAGATGCTTCCCCTTATATTGGTTTTACTCTGATATTGGTAGGTTATTCCGGTTTATTTCGGATTTTTTTTCGGTTAGAAGCAAACTATCCTAAAAGCAATTATTTATTTATAGCCTTTACCAGCTTTTTTGTGTTATTGGCTATTGGGTTTATGGCCTGGCCTTACCTGGTTTTGCTGCACGAAAAAGCTTATTATTGGCTTTACATTGTGGAGGCTATAACTTGCATGGCCTGTTTCTTTATCTCCTTTGGGCTAGGCATAAAAATTTATTGGGAAACCTGCAATAAAACTTACCTCTGGTTTTTAAGTGTGTTTATATTACTAATTTGCACCTGCCTGATTGTCTTACTGATGGAGTTAACACCCATTAGTATAGAAAATTATATAAAATCAGGTTTAATTATTGTAACAGTTTTTTATGAAACAACTGTACTCTCTTTGCTGCTTATCCGGAGAACTTACTTAGAAAGAATTTATTACCAAGAACAAATAATTTCGGAAAGAGAAAGAATAGTAGAAGACTTACACGATGAAGTTATTTCTATTATTGCAGGTGTGCGGATTTCCTTTGGTATTTTAAGCCGAAAGCTTACCGATACAGCCCTGCAAAATACCCTGCAAACATTAGACAAGAAAATCAGTAAAGTGATTGACCAGATACGGGAATTATCCCGGGACCTTAAAAGTGATAGCAACCACCTGAGCACTTTAGCCGCGGAACTCTACCGATTCGCTAATGATCAGTTCGAAATGTCGGGCATTCATCTGCACTTTACTTTTCATAAAAGTGCCCAACCCATTTCTTTGCCTTTAGTTGTCAGACGGAATCTGAAAGGATTTTTGAAGGAAGCTATTCATAATTGCCGCAAATACGCCCAAGCCCAAAATTGCTGGATTAAACTGGAACATTCCGGCAATGTTCTTCACTGCTTAATAAAAGACGATGGTCAAGGTTTCAATCACGAGGAAGGAATGTTACATCCTATTGGGGAGGGAAATGGGTTAAGAAATTTTAAGAAACGCGCGCAAAAAATGCAGGCCGACTATACACTAATTACCCAATCCAATCAGGGAGTAGAAATTAGACTAACTATTAACCTGTTACAATTTAATAAACTGGACTTAGCCATGGCAGAAATCCCATAA